A region from the Corynebacterium halotolerans YIM 70093 = DSM 44683 genome encodes:
- the miaA gene encoding tRNA (adenosine(37)-N6)-dimethylallyltransferase MiaA, with the protein MNAITPIAVVGPTASGKSALGLALAHELDGEVVNVDSMQLYRGMDIGTAKLSVDEREGIPHHQLDVLDVTETASVARYQADAVADVEDILARGKVPILVGGSMLYVQSLVDDWRFPPTDPQVRARYEARLADIGVDALHDELAEVDPEAARVIEDKDPRRTVRALEVIELTGEPFRASQPPKNAPPRWGTRILGLRTAPDWLNPRIELRTRQMFDRGLVGEVEALVARGLVADSTAGRAIGYAQVLAAMTGELTWDEAVERTITGTRRYVRRQRSWFNRDPRITWLDATADTRARALELLG; encoded by the coding sequence ATGAACGCGATTACCCCGATCGCGGTGGTCGGACCCACCGCCTCCGGCAAGTCGGCGCTCGGGCTGGCGCTCGCGCACGAACTCGACGGGGAGGTGGTCAACGTCGACTCCATGCAGCTCTACCGCGGCATGGACATCGGCACCGCCAAGCTCAGCGTCGACGAGCGCGAAGGCATCCCGCACCACCAGCTCGACGTCCTCGACGTCACCGAGACCGCCTCCGTCGCCCGCTACCAGGCCGACGCCGTGGCCGACGTGGAGGACATCCTCGCCCGCGGGAAGGTGCCCATCCTGGTCGGCGGGTCGATGCTCTACGTGCAGTCGCTCGTCGACGACTGGCGCTTCCCGCCCACCGATCCGCAGGTGCGCGCGCGGTACGAGGCTCGGCTGGCCGATATCGGCGTCGACGCCCTGCACGACGAGCTGGCCGAGGTCGACCCCGAGGCCGCCCGCGTCATCGAGGACAAGGACCCGCGCCGGACCGTGCGTGCCCTGGAGGTCATCGAGCTCACCGGCGAACCTTTCCGGGCCAGCCAGCCGCCGAAGAACGCCCCGCCCCGCTGGGGCACCCGCATCCTCGGCCTGCGCACCGCCCCGGACTGGCTCAACCCGCGCATTGAGCTGCGCACCCGGCAGATGTTCGACCGGGGTCTGGTCGGGGAGGTCGAGGCCCTGGTCGCCCGCGGCCTGGTCGCCGACTCCACGGCCGGACGGGCCATCGGCTACGCCCAGGTGCTCGCCGCCATGACCGGGGAACTGACCTGGGACGAGGCCGTGGAGCGCACCATCACCGGCACGCGACGCTACGTGCGCCGCCAACGCTCCTGGTTCAACCGGGACCCGCGCATCACGTGGTTGGACGCCACCGCCGACACCCGCGCCCGGGCGCTAGAATTACTCGGGTGA